The following coding sequences lie in one Apium graveolens cultivar Ventura chromosome 3, ASM990537v1, whole genome shotgun sequence genomic window:
- the LOC141714919 gene encoding uncharacterized protein LOC141714919, with product MAKYVRLVRAVMTQFDEYHVEHIPREENIKADALSKFSSSEIEESSGSIYFRILKTRSIDVKLVAPIGLGISSIDPIKAHIQTGWLPNDVTEARKLAVRALRYFLINEILYKRSFAVPYLRCLRPDEARLALEEVHEGICGQHMGARP from the coding sequence ATGGCTAAATATGTGCGCCTAGTAAGGGCCGTTATGACTCAGTTTGACGAGtaccatgttgagcacattccaagggaggaaaatatTAAGGCCGATGCCTTGTCAAAATTTTCCTCGTCAGAAATAGAAGAAAGCTCTGGGAGCATATACTTCCGCATTTTGAAAACAagaagcattgatgttaagcttgttgCCCCAATAGGGTTGGGGATATCATCgatagatcctattaaggcccatattcaaactggttggctccCGAATGATGTGACTGAAGCCCGAAAGTTAGCCGTGCGAGCACTGAGGTATTTCTTGATTAACgaaattttgtataaaagatcttttgcAGTGCCTTACTTAAGATGCCTCAGGCCAGATGAGGCTCGACTTGCTCTAGAGGAAGTACACGAGGGCATATGTGGCCAACACATGGGGGCAAGGCCTTAG